The DNA region CTTTTTCTAATCCATGGCGGTGAGGTACGTGTTTGTTGAATCGTGCGAATGGAACTGCTTTTTTCTTCAAGATAACCTGTTGAAGGTAATCTTTAGCTTGTTCTAGTTTCATTCCGTTTATAGTTTTACAGACTTCTCGGGCATGTTTATGGGACACCCTAAGTTCGCGTCCGCTAGCTTTTGCGGTCTTGTCGGGCTCCATATCGGTTACTGAGTATCCCCATTTTGGCATATCTATCGTCCATCTGAGTAACAAACAGCATATTTAAGCCTTTATGGCGCGAGAAAATATTTGGGGGCTAAAAACCCAACATAAAGGATGTTGAATCGACAGTTTAGTACAACATTTGGAGAAGGGGTTGCGATAGAAATTAAAACATTCGCGCAGTTGTCTAAGTGTCAAGTAAGTAACATTATAGGATGGAAAAAGAGTGGAAAACAAAGTTGCATTACAGAATCAAGTAGTAGAAGCCCTAAAAAAGCCTGAAACATATAAACAAATACCAGAAAAAATTGAGAGAAAGCAGACCCACATATCCTACGTTTTCCTAACAGATGATTACGTTTACAAGGTCAAAAAGGCTGTAAATTTTGGGTTTTTGGATTTTTCCACTTTAGAAAAAAGGCGACAGTTCTGTGAAAAAGAGCTAGTTCTTAACCAGCGTTTGTGCGGGGACATGTATCTAGAGGTTGTTTCCATCAACCGGTCAACTTCGGGGGAAATCAGAATAAACGGAGAGGGCAAAACCGTTGAGTACGCAGTTAAGATGAAAAAAATTCCTGAAGAAAAAATAATGACTCACCTGCTTGAGGAAGGAAAAATCGATGAGAAAATCATGGATGAAATGGCAAAAATTATTGCTGATTTTCATGAAAAAGCCCAAGTCTCCAGAACTGATGGCGAGTTTGAGCCCTTATCAGCCATAGAAACTAACTGGCGAGAGAACTTTGATCAAACCCAAGAATTTATAGGCAGAAGCATTTCTACGCAAACATATCAGTTTATTCAAAAAAAGGTAGCCCAGTTTATGAAAAAAAGCCAAGGGTTACTGGCAAAAAGAGTTATGGAAAGCAAAATCAAAAACTGCCATGGTGACATGCATTCGGGGAACATCTTTGTTGCAGACAAAATCTACATTTTTGACGCCATCGAATTCAATGAACGATTCAGCAACTGTGACGTTGCCTCAGAAGTGGCCTTTTTGGCCATGGACTTGGACTTTAAAAAACGCAAGGATTTGTCGGAGTTTTTTATTGAAAAATATGTGAGCTATTCTGGGGACCAAGAGTTACTGGAGTTGTTGAATTTTTACAAGTGTTACCGCGCCTATGTTCGAGGCAAGGTTACAAGTTTTAGATTAAATGACCCCGACATCAAGGAAGAAGAAAAAACAGCAACAAGCAAAGAGGCCTCTGCATACTTTGAGTTGGGCTTAGATTATGCAAAACAACTTTAGAAAAATCACATGAACTGTTTTGCCACAAAGTCGGGAACCTTAACTGTTCCCATTATTATGGGGTTCTGATGACAGTCACTGCCTCCCGTCATTTTTAGCCCATTTTGTTTTGCAAAGTTCACATAATGTTTGGTTGTTTCGGGGCTGCTTCGCGAGTGCCAACATTCTACACCATCAAGAAAATCCAACATAGATTCCGCAATTATCCTTGTTTGTTCAGGCAGGGAATCAGTCAACTTAACAAGGGAAGTTCCATAAGGGTCGTTTGGGTGGGCGAGAACTGCGATTCCTCTAGCATCGTGTAAAAGTTTTGAAGCGTCTTCAAGATAAAGGGGAAACTTGGGAACATTGCACTTCACAAGATAAGTAAGGAAGGCTTCTTTGCGGTCTTTTACTATACCTTTTTTGATTAAATAATCAGCAATGTGGGGCCTACCAAGGGCGCCATCAGCAGAGTTTTGTATGTTAACCAAGTCATCGTGTGTAAATTTTGGTATGCCTTTGGTTTCAAATTCTGCGTTAAGTTTTTCCAGTATTTTTGCGGCACGTTCCTCCCGGTAGTTACTGAGCTGTTTGAGTTTGGCAATTAAGGCTTTATTGTTCACGTCAAAGTTGTAGCCCAACAAGTCCAAAGAAACTTCTTTACCATCCAGAAAATCAGGATGAGAAAATGTAATGTTTAATTCAACGCCGCTGATGTAACGGATTCCGTGTTTTTTTGCCAAGTCCATGGCTTGTTGTTGGCAGCCGATGGAATCGTGATCGCTGATGGACATGACGTCAATGTTTCGGGTTTTGGCTTCTTTGATGATATCTTGAACGGTTAGTTTGCCGTCCGAACAGGTTTTTGAATGAATGTGCAAATCAATTATCATGGGGCAGTCCTTGTTACTTGACTACTTTTTTGATGATGTACCAAATTTCTGGCTCGTCGTGTTCGGTGTCAACAACTAAGTGAGTGATGTTAAGGTTTGGATACAACTGTTTAAAGTCCTCTAGATCAGGTTCTTCAAACTTGTTTTTGTTTGCATCATAGGCTTCTTTGGTGAGGGCGTTGGATTCGTAGTTTTCTTTGGTTCTGCGCAAGATCCTACGAAGGGATGAATCCTCAGTGCAATGAGTCTGCAAAATAACAAAGGGTATGTCTGCGTTTGCAGCTACTTCTGCTGCTCTTCGACGCAGTTTCTGACTTACAAAAGTGGCATCCAAAATTACGCCTTTGCCTTTTTTTGCCAAGTCTGCGGCTTGACGGAACATTTCGTTGTATACCATTTCTCGTTTGTTTATGTCTCCGGCTACTTTGACATCGAAGATGTCTTCATTTTTGAGGACTTCTAAACGGATTATGTCGGTTCGTAAAATGGGATAGCCTTTCATTTTTGCGATTTCCTGGGAAGTTTCTGTTTTGTATGTTCCAGGAAGACCACAAGTAATCAACAAAATGTTAGGAGGCAATTCAGATTCAACAAACTTTGCAAAGGGTTCTCTCAACTAATTCACCAGCGCTAACTGCAACACAAAGAAAAAATAATAATGTTTTGCACAAAAGCAAAGTAGTAAAATTGTGTAATTGTGATTTTTGCTCCAAGTAGCCTACCCAAACTGCACAATTTATAATATGGCATTGAAGCATTCCTATAACGACACACAATGAGAAAACTAGAAGGAGCAATCCTAGGGGTACATTTGTTCTAGCAGGAGTATTAATGGTTATCCATCATGTCATAGTTAGTGGCAGATTATTTGACCTTAGAGACATTTTGCATCACGAATTTTTTGAAGCAATAGCTTTCACAGTGGGAATTGTTCTTCTTCTAGTTTCATTATTTGATAGAAAATAAAACTGGTTTTTGTCATGCTAATTACTTTGTTTTTCTGGGCATAACCAACTTTATTTTTTGATTTTGGTACAAGTACAAGAATAAAAGCTACTATCAAAAAAACAATGAATAACGAGCCAACAACTGTTTGGGCAAGAATAAATGATGGCTCAGAGTTTAATGTTTCAGTAGAAGGCAAACCCCCAAAGTATGCCGCTAAGAAAATGACCACAAACATGGCGCCAACTCCTTGGGTGGCGAACAAAAAGGTCTGCAATTGTTTTTTGTTCAGTTTATTTACCCTACAATATAGTTGTAAAATTTTGTATTTAAAACTGTCCAAACTCCTAAAACGCCATTTTTGAGACTGTGGATTACTTGTTTTAACCATAAGTGTAATATAATTTTCAAAACCATTCAGTAATGAAGGGATGTTGATCACTATTTCTTCGAAGTTTTATTCACCACTAAAAATTGGGTTACTGCTGGTTTCTGTAGTTTTTTTCTTGTTTACGTTGCATGGCTTACTAACCTTAGAATGGATTGGGGAATGGGAATACTTCACGGGAGAATTTGCTTTTTGGATTTTCATAACAGACATTTCTTCCGCTGTTGGTCTTGTGGTCAGATTCATTGGAAGTTTAGTTGCAGTTATTGCAGTTGGATACTATTTTGTAAAAAAACAAGCCGCAACAAAAAATGCTTACAGACTTTTCAAAATTGTCCTAATCGCAGAAGCAATCTATTGGTTTACCTTTATTACTTCGGGGTTCTGGGGAATTTCTCCCGTTGTTTCCATACTTTTAGGAGACACAACCAGCCAATTAACTGGACTTTCCATGACCATCCAATGGATAACCTCCATGGGATTGCCGTGCTTGTTTGAGGCAATTGCCCTGCCATTGGCTTTGATTAAAATCGTTTTCAACGCTGGACCAGACAAGCCCCAAACTAATGCAATAAAATGGGGATTGATCGCAGGAAGTTTTTACATTTTCACTTGGTGGTTGAATAACATGGGCATGTGGATATACACCGTAATCGATGAAGGAACAAGTTACATAACGACGTATCCAGAAAACATGGTTAGTTTTGTTTTCACAATATTTGGGTTAGCCATACTTGGAATATTTTCTTTGGTTTCTGCAAAGAAAGCCTTTGGAACCCAAAAACTAGAAGACTTGAACCTGAAAACATGGGGAGCCATAGTTATTGTTGCAGGATCATATTTTCTGTGGAATTACTTGACATGGATATTTTTTGGGCGACCCGAAATATGGAGCCAGTGGTATGCATGGTTTATGGGGCATAATTTGGATTTGTGGGCGTTGTCACTTCCTTTGGTTGGTTTGCCGTTACTATTTGAAGATAATTTTTAATTTTTTGGCAGATTCTGAATATTATGTAGTTTTTCGTAAATATTGTTGTTTTTGATACAATATATTATACATTAAGATATACTTCTTTTTTGAAACCTATCACGAAAGATTGAGGCGCAGAAGGTCTGAAAATGATGCTGCAAAGGGGAAAACACACGCGGGTTTGTGGTTTATTGAGTTTTGTTGCAGTAATTCATGCTATTAAGGATTTTATTGCTGTATTTCTTGACAAAGAATTGTTCTCTTAAAATTGTATCCATTTAGATCAACAAACATTAACACTCTAAGCTATTTGATGCCACACAATTGGCGCGTCCGTATTGATTGCTGTAATCTTTAGGTTGGCTTTTTCAATCCCGTTGGAAAGTTATCTTGCTTTATTTGATTAATGAAGCGCTTGAACATGGTCAGGCATTCAGAGAAGTAATTTATAGGGCGCCGTTTACTCCCTTTTTATTCCCCCGTGGTTTTCATGATTCATGAAATCAATGACCCAATCCCAATGCAGGAAGGCACCGGTTTTGTGTATCCACGCTACGACAAGAACTGCATCGCGAACATCCCAGGAACAATACTGGATTTTTTCGGGGTCAACCACGATTTGTCTAAGCTCCCCATGGAATTAACCACTAAAGTTGAGGGGGCAAACAAAGTTGTGCTTTTTGTTTTGGATGGTTTTGGATACAACCAGTTCATTAGATACCACAAAGAACAGAAGTTTTTGTCCAGCCTCGCAGAGAAAAGTGACGTTTTTCATTTAACGAGCATTTTTCCATCTCAAACAACTAATGCTCTTACATCATTGAATACAGGTTTGACACCTCAAGAACATGGACTGTTTGAGTATTACATTTACATCAAAGAAGTGGACAGAATAGTCAACACCTTACGTTTTGAGCCCCTTGGTTCCAGAGTCCGAAATGAACTGTTAGACAGAGGGTTTAGCCCAGAAATTTTGTTTAACGGGCACACAATTCAAAGCAGACTTAAAGAGGAGGGCATTAAATCCTTCACTCACATTTACGCTTCTTATGCGTACAGTCATTATTCCAAGCTATTGTTCAAAGACAGCGCATTCATTCCGTCGTTGAAGTCTTCGGATTTAATTGTCACTTTAAAAAAGAAACTAGAACAAGAAAAAGGACCGGCCTACTTTTTTGTGCACCTAAGCAATCTTGACACGATATCACACGAATACGGCCCCAACAGTTACGAATATGAAGCAGAATTGTCCGCCATTTCCTATCTAATGAACAAAGAATTAATACAAAAAATTGATCCCCAAACCGCAAAAGAAACTCTACTAATGTTAACTTCCGACCACGGGGGAGTAAACATCACACCCCAGGACACAACTTACCTGAACGGCTTTTGCAACATTTTGGATAATTTGCAAAACGGAAAATCAGGAAACAGAATTTTGCCCACAGGTAGTGCAAGAGATGTTTTTTTGCATATTAAACCAGATAAGCTTGTAGAAACTCAGGAATCACTCCAGAAAAGAGTTGGCCACAAAGCAAAGATTGTAGAAACAAAGGATGCAATAAACAATGGGTTGTTTGGGCGAGGAAAACCTAGGAAAAAGTTTGTGGACAGAGCAGGCAACTTGTTGATTTTGCCTTACGACAAAGAAACAGTCTGGTTTGATCACTTCCCAGAAATAAATTACAACCCAATTGGACAGCACGGAGGATTAAGCTCTGAAGAAATGATTGTCCCGTTAGCGGTTACCCGGCTGGATAGCATAAAATAACCTGTACCCGCTACAGAATTGGTTGGTTTTGATTTCAAATGTAGCTTACATAGTTACAGCATTAAACATAGTTTTTTGTTTGACTTAAAAGTGGCTGAAATTGAGCCGTCAAAAGGGGTTGAAAACTTTTGTATCGTTTTTTGCAAATAAGATTGTGTGTCGTAGCCAGTAAGCAAAATATATCAATGAGAGAAAGTATTGAAACATATAATCCATCTAAAAAAAGACATTTTATATACAAATATAACAATTAAACAGTTCAACAAAAATACAGGCGAAACAAGTGATTAAAGTACTATTTGGAGCAACATGACGTGTTTAGAAGTTTATATTGTAGGGTACTTCTTTAAAGCAGAAACTCCTCCCCCCATCGGGCAACGATTTGACCCTAACAGGGCAACTCCACAAAAACCAAACAGGATGCACTGCATCAACCATCGAGACAATACACGTAAAAATGACTCATAGTTGGGTTTACATGCAATTGTGGCTACAACTACATGCATAAGCGGATAATAACACAAAAAACAAACTCAGGCATTCAACCAAAAATCAATGACCTAACAAAATTAGATAAAACAATACAAAAGATGGAGCTAGCAAACGCCCAAATTAACAAGCTCTAAGAAATGAAAAGAAGGAAAAAAGACCCTTTTTACGATCTAAAAATTCTCTACTGATTTTTGTATTCTTTTGCGACAATCATTGTGGTTGTCAAGAAAATATCAGATAGAGAGCGGAGTTTATCAGTCAAGAATCTGTCTAGGTCCGCAAGGTCTTTTACTTCAACTTTTGCGATTGCATCGTATTCTCCGTATAGCTCGTCGACTTGAACAACTTCTTCGAAGTTAGCAACTTTTTCACATACGTCTCGTTCAGCGCCTGACTTCAAAGTAACAAGGATATAACCAAAGACCATATCAATTACCTCTCCACAACTACACCCACACCAAAAACTTAAACCTATCGTTCAAAATTCTCAAACCAAACGATACCAATTGGTCATTATCAAAAGCAAGAAAAAAGTGACTTGTGGAAGACCCACAAGTTGTCAAATTATCCCACAAACTAAGAAAGGTGAGCTGGATGACCGTTTAGGTCAACTGTCTTGTAGACAGGGTGATTTTCGAACTTCAAAGTTGTTTCTGAAGTCTCTATGGTTCCGCTAGGCAAACGCATACAAAGAGAACTAACAATTGCACCACTTGAAGTGAACCGCACACCATCCAAAAGTTCTCCTTTGGTTATGCCTGAAGCTGCAAAAACTAGTTCGTTGCCCTTTGCGAGCTCTTCTTCATTGTAAGTTTTTTCCACATCAACCCCAACGTCACGCAGTCTATCTAGTCTGCCGACGTCATCTTTTTTATCATTCCAGACTTTAACAAGCATTGTTCCACCCAGACATTTCACAGCAGTTGCTGCTATGGTTGCTTCGGGTCCGGCACCAGCACCTAAAAGAAGGTCAACTCCTGAGTCAGGCATACAGGTAACAACAGCTCCAGCGATGTCACCATCAGGTAGCAAAATAATTCGGACACCAAGATTTCTTAAAGTTTCCAAAATCTCTTTGTGACGGTCTCGTTCCAACATGATAACAGTGAAGTTTTCAAGGGACAAACCTTTTGCCTTGGCAACTGTTTTTACTATTTCCTCAACAGACATGTCCAACGAGATTTTTCCTTTAGACTGTTTGTCCGTTGCCACTTTGAAGTAGTATCCATCGTCAGGCAAGACTTGGAAGCATCCAGCAGGGGCACACGCAAGGGCAGAAATTGCGTCTTTTCTGCCTTTGGATGTTGCTGTTGTTCCATCCACGGGATCGAAAACGAACTCTACTTGGGGTCCTTTGCAGGTTCCGACGCGCTCCCGAGTCAAAAATGCGGGCGCATTATCTTTGGGTCCTTCACAGGATATTACTTCACCGTCGATTTCGGTTTGATTCAAAACCGCTCGGGAAAAGTCGACAGCGGTTGCGTCTACTAAATTTTTGTCGCCTTTGCCAATGTGCAATGCAGCGCCAACGGCTCCGGCAACTGTAATTCGAGTTAATGAGGGAGCTAAAGCCCTAAGAGAAGCCAAATTTTACACCGCCTCCTACTAACGTGTAATCTTTACTAAAACACTTTCGGACAAACCAGAAACATTTCAGGTAAACAAAATATTAAAAAAATAAACATAATCCATATTTAGTTACATCCACTTTTTGTAAGCCAGAAAGGACGCGCCAAAAATGATTGTTGGAATTATGTCAGACACCCACGATAACCTGCAAATGATTGAGGCTGCAGTAAACAAACTAAATGAGTTGAACGTTGAAGTAGTATACCATGCAGGAGATTACATTGCACCCTTTGTGGATTCAAAGCTAAGAAACTTGAAAGCTCCTTTGATAGGAGTTTTAGGCAACAATGATGGAAGCACAAGTTTACTGAAAAAAAAATTTGCAGAATTCGGAGCAGACCTCAGAGGAAGATTCGCCTTTGACATAATCGACGGCTTAAAAATTGCCGTGGTTCATGGAGACGACAGGGAACTTTTGCGCTCCCTTCTAGAAGTGGAAAGCCATGACATCCTAATCACAGGTCACACTCATGAAGCAAAAATTTACAGAAAAGGCCAAAC from Candidatus Bathyarchaeum sp. includes:
- a CDS encoding PHP domain-containing protein — its product is MIIDLHIHSKTCSDGKLTVQDIIKEAKTRNIDVMSISDHDSIGCQQQAMDLAKKHGIRYISGVELNITFSHPDFLDGKEVSLDLLGYNFDVNNKALIAKLKQLSNYREERAAKILEKLNAEFETKGIPKFTHDDLVNIQNSADGALGRPHIADYLIKKGIVKDRKEAFLTYLVKCNVPKFPLYLEDASKLLHDARGIAVLAHPNDPYGTSLVKLTDSLPEQTRIIAESMLDFLDGVECWHSRSSPETTKHYVNFAKQNGLKMTGGSDCHQNPIIMGTVKVPDFVAKQFM
- a CDS encoding ATP-binding protein, whose amino-acid sequence is MREPFAKFVESELPPNILLITCGLPGTYKTETSQEIAKMKGYPILRTDIIRLEVLKNEDIFDVKVAGDINKREMVYNEMFRQAADLAKKGKGVILDATFVSQKLRRRAAEVAANADIPFVILQTHCTEDSSLRRILRRTKENYESNALTKEAYDANKNKFEEPDLEDFKQLYPNLNITHLVVDTEHDEPEIWYIIKKVVK
- a CDS encoding alkaline phosphatase family protein, with translation MIHEINDPIPMQEGTGFVYPRYDKNCIANIPGTILDFFGVNHDLSKLPMELTTKVEGANKVVLFVLDGFGYNQFIRYHKEQKFLSSLAEKSDVFHLTSIFPSQTTNALTSLNTGLTPQEHGLFEYYIYIKEVDRIVNTLRFEPLGSRVRNELLDRGFSPEILFNGHTIQSRLKEEGIKSFTHIYASYAYSHYSKLLFKDSAFIPSLKSSDLIVTLKKKLEQEKGPAYFFVHLSNLDTISHEYGPNSYEYEAELSAISYLMNKELIQKIDPQTAKETLLMLTSDHGGVNITPQDTTYLNGFCNILDNLQNGKSGNRILPTGSARDVFLHIKPDKLVETQESLQKRVGHKAKIVETKDAINNGLFGRGKPRKKFVDRAGNLLILPYDKETVWFDHFPEINYNPIGQHGGLSSEEMIVPLAVTRLDSIK
- a CDS encoding Lrp/AsnC ligand binding domain-containing protein, producing MVFGYILVTLKSGAERDVCEKVANFEEVVQVDELYGEYDAIAKVEVKDLADLDRFLTDKLRSLSDIFLTTTMIVAKEYKNQ
- the glpX gene encoding class II fructose-bisphosphatase encodes the protein MASLRALAPSLTRITVAGAVGAALHIGKGDKNLVDATAVDFSRAVLNQTEIDGEVISCEGPKDNAPAFLTRERVGTCKGPQVEFVFDPVDGTTATSKGRKDAISALACAPAGCFQVLPDDGYYFKVATDKQSKGKISLDMSVEEIVKTVAKAKGLSLENFTVIMLERDRHKEILETLRNLGVRIILLPDGDIAGAVVTCMPDSGVDLLLGAGAGPEATIAATAVKCLGGTMLVKVWNDKKDDVGRLDRLRDVGVDVEKTYNEEELAKGNELVFAASGITKGELLDGVRFTSSGAIVSSLCMRLPSGTIETSETTLKFENHPVYKTVDLNGHPAHLS
- a CDS encoding metallophosphoesterase: MIVGIMSDTHDNLQMIEAAVNKLNELNVEVVYHAGDYIAPFVDSKLRNLKAPLIGVLGNNDGSTSLLKKKFAEFGADLRGRFAFDIIDGLKIAVVHGDDRELLRSLLEVESHDILITGHTHEAKIYRKGQTLVINPGETCGLLTGKSTIAILDTEKFEAKIIELNK